One Corynebacterium appendicis CIP 107643 DNA window includes the following coding sequences:
- a CDS encoding glycosyltransferase family 4 protein, which translates to MRVGMVCPYSFDHPGGVQAHILDLARILTERGHAVRVLGPGTPAGAAYDLPDYVELGGRTIPLRYNGSVARISFGPATFLNTRSFLRDGSLDVVHIHEPNAPSYSLAALLLADAPVVATYHASATSSRALQLVKPVLRPALEKIHAGISVSEMSRRWQVEQLGGDPLLIPNGVETGIYRAAREAWGTGRQSPISGGRDPRVHIVFLGRYDEPRKGLPILFEALTVMDESPRLTVIGGGAGLPARAPENVDFVGRVSEEEKARLLASADIYVAPNTGGESFGIVLVEAMAAGCAVVASDIEAFADVCGADDEVPAGALFPVGDANALALTLQRLIRDPVARVELAAAGARRAKMYDWEVVADRVEAVYDAAAGGEAVAR; encoded by the coding sequence GTGCGCGTCGGCATGGTGTGCCCGTATTCCTTCGACCACCCTGGCGGTGTGCAAGCGCACATCCTCGACCTCGCCCGGATTCTCACTGAACGCGGGCATGCGGTGCGCGTGCTCGGGCCGGGGACGCCGGCTGGCGCGGCCTATGATCTGCCGGACTATGTCGAACTCGGCGGGCGGACGATTCCATTGCGTTACAACGGTTCCGTTGCACGCATCTCCTTCGGGCCCGCAACCTTCCTGAACACACGGAGTTTTCTTCGCGACGGCTCATTAGATGTCGTCCACATTCATGAGCCGAACGCACCGAGCTACTCCCTTGCGGCACTTCTGCTCGCCGACGCGCCGGTGGTGGCCACCTACCACGCATCCGCGACGTCGTCGCGTGCGTTACAGCTGGTCAAGCCGGTATTGCGTCCGGCTCTGGAGAAGATCCACGCCGGCATCTCCGTCAGCGAGATGTCTCGCCGCTGGCAGGTGGAGCAGCTCGGCGGGGACCCGCTGCTCATCCCGAACGGCGTCGAGACCGGCATATACCGTGCGGCGCGTGAGGCGTGGGGGACGGGAAGACAGTCACCGATAAGCGGTGGCCGTGACCCGCGTGTGCACATCGTGTTTCTGGGGCGCTACGACGAGCCGCGCAAAGGCCTTCCGATTCTGTTCGAGGCGCTCACGGTCATGGATGAATCGCCGCGCCTGACCGTGATCGGCGGCGGCGCAGGGCTGCCGGCTCGTGCGCCAGAAAACGTCGACTTTGTCGGGCGGGTCAGCGAAGAAGAAAAAGCGCGGCTGCTCGCGTCGGCCGATATCTACGTCGCGCCGAATACGGGCGGGGAGTCTTTCGGCATCGTTCTAGTTGAGGCTATGGCCGCAGGCTGCGCTGTCGTGGCCAGCGATATCGAGGCGTTCGCCGACGTGTGCGGAGCCGACGACGAGGTGCCTGCGGGCGCCCTGTTCCCGGTGGGGGACGCGAATGCACTGGCGCTGACGCTGCAGAGGCTGATTCGCGACCCGGTGGCCCGGGTCGAGCTCGCGGCTGCTGGTGCGCGGCGCGCGAAAATGTACGACTGGGAGGTCGTCGCCGACCGTGTGGAAGCAGTCTACGACGCGGCCGCCGGCGGGGAAGCGGTGGCGCGGTGA
- a CDS encoding phosphatidylinositol mannoside acyltransferase translates to MAAAAETTLSERLAAAGYIAGWKAVRHLPPRAASALFNAGADIASDKGRGADMLRRNLTRVVGAENVTRALVRDSMRSYARYWNEAFRLPAIAGDPGVLARLDAGVRGREHLEVTLSRGKGLILTLPHSGNWDMAGMWLVNRYGGFATVAERLRPEALFDAFVDYRDSLGFEVLAATGSAVPPYERLKSVLSCGGIVCLMGERDMTPRGVPVTFFGEETTLPAGPAKLALDTGAGLHVAHSWFEGSAAEPDWGHAVSPEIPVTDVAGTTQRIADGFAANIAAHPEDWHALQPMWPVDREKRKR, encoded by the coding sequence GTGGCGGCCGCGGCGGAAACGACGTTGTCCGAGCGTCTGGCGGCTGCCGGGTATATCGCCGGGTGGAAGGCCGTCCGGCACCTGCCGCCGCGTGCAGCTTCGGCGCTGTTCAACGCCGGCGCCGATATCGCGTCGGACAAGGGACGCGGGGCGGACATGCTCCGCCGCAACCTCACCCGCGTCGTCGGTGCGGAAAATGTCACCCGTGCGCTGGTGCGCGATTCAATGCGCTCGTACGCGCGCTACTGGAACGAAGCATTTCGTCTACCGGCGATCGCGGGTGACCCTGGCGTGCTTGCGCGACTCGACGCCGGGGTGCGCGGCCGCGAGCACCTTGAGGTGACTCTGTCCCGCGGCAAGGGGCTCATTCTCACCCTCCCGCATTCGGGAAACTGGGACATGGCGGGCATGTGGCTGGTCAACCGCTACGGCGGTTTCGCCACGGTCGCAGAAAGGCTGCGGCCCGAGGCGCTTTTCGATGCCTTCGTGGATTACCGCGACTCCCTCGGCTTCGAGGTTCTCGCCGCCACCGGTTCGGCAGTTCCTCCTTACGAACGCTTGAAGTCGGTGCTCTCCTGCGGCGGGATCGTTTGCCTGATGGGGGAGCGGGACATGACCCCGCGCGGGGTGCCGGTGACGTTCTTCGGTGAGGAGACCACCCTGCCCGCCGGGCCGGCGAAGCTGGCATTGGACACGGGCGCCGGACTGCACGTGGCCCACTCCTGGTTCGAGGGTTCTGCCGCTGAACCTGATTGGGGCCACGCCGTGTCCCCGGAGATCCCTGTCACCGATGTCGCCGGGACCACGCAGCGCATCGCCGACGGCTTCGCCGCGAATATCGCCGCGCACCCGGAAGACTGGCACGCACTGCAGCCGATGTGGCCCGTTGACCGCGAGAAACGGAAGCGGTGA
- the pgsA gene encoding phosphatidylinositol phosphate synthase, with product MLSLHGRKPAVVVAEPVAKLLLRAGLSANAVTVLGTLATIGAAVTLIPTGHLVWAAVLTLFFAAFDMIDGTMARLRGGGTAYGATLDASCDRLSDGALFGAIAYWLIYVDQADKSTVVVALVVLALSQTISYIKARAEAGGLKVNGGLIERPERLILAVGGLFLDGLGVNLALEVALWTLAVGSVITVVQRLYKASRDPKANQRIAAPAGVPEPEDTH from the coding sequence ATGCTCAGTCTTCATGGAAGGAAACCGGCAGTGGTGGTGGCAGAGCCCGTCGCAAAGCTGTTGTTGCGCGCCGGTCTCTCCGCGAATGCCGTGACGGTTCTGGGCACCTTGGCCACGATCGGCGCCGCTGTCACTCTGATCCCAACCGGCCACCTGGTGTGGGCGGCGGTGCTGACGTTGTTCTTTGCCGCATTCGACATGATCGACGGCACGATGGCGCGGCTGCGCGGCGGTGGAACGGCCTACGGCGCGACCCTCGATGCCTCGTGCGACAGGCTTTCCGATGGCGCGCTGTTCGGCGCTATCGCGTACTGGCTCATTTACGTCGACCAGGCGGATAAATCGACGGTGGTTGTGGCTCTGGTGGTGCTCGCACTGTCGCAGACCATCAGCTACATCAAAGCCCGTGCCGAAGCGGGCGGTTTGAAGGTCAACGGCGGGTTGATCGAACGGCCCGAACGCCTCATTCTCGCTGTCGGCGGGCTCTTTCTCGATGGGCTCGGTGTGAATCTGGCGCTGGAAGTCGCGCTGTGGACGCTCGCCGTGGGCTCTGTCATCACGGTCGTGCAACGTCTGTACAAGGCCTCCCGCGACCCGAAAGCGAACCAGCGCATCGCCGCGCCTGCAGGCGTTCCCGAACCGGAGGATACGCACTAG
- a CDS encoding HIT family protein, producing the protein MNSAAAGQTHSPKEYVDSGVGDQDRLVRLWAPFRSAYISSIPGGNKRKADPFLAAPEESDEDALIIARGETVYALLNLYPYNAGHLMVVPYRKVAELEELTDEETAELMSFAKLAVRTLKRVSRPEAINVGLNLGKASGGSVGDHLHLHVVPRWAGDSNFMTVIDGTKVLPQLLRETRALLAEGWGEIVREDGA; encoded by the coding sequence GTGAACTCCGCAGCTGCGGGGCAGACGCATTCACCGAAGGAGTACGTCGATTCCGGCGTGGGCGACCAGGACCGCCTCGTGCGGCTGTGGGCGCCGTTCCGCTCGGCGTATATCTCGTCCATTCCGGGCGGGAACAAGCGCAAGGCGGACCCGTTCCTTGCTGCTCCGGAAGAGTCGGACGAGGACGCGCTCATCATCGCGCGCGGCGAGACTGTCTACGCGCTGCTCAATCTGTACCCCTACAACGCCGGCCACCTCATGGTCGTGCCGTACCGCAAGGTCGCAGAGCTTGAAGAGCTGACCGACGAAGAGACTGCGGAGCTGATGTCGTTTGCCAAGCTCGCTGTCCGCACGCTCAAGCGGGTCTCCCGGCCGGAGGCCATCAACGTGGGGCTCAACTTGGGCAAAGCGTCCGGCGGCTCTGTCGGCGATCACCTGCACCTGCACGTGGTGCCGCGGTGGGCGGGCGACTCCAATTTCATGACGGTCATCGACGGAACCAAGGTTCTGCCGCAGCTGCTGCGGGAAACGCGCGCGCTGTTGGCCGAGGGCTGGGGAGAGATCGTGAGGGAGGACGGCGCCTGA
- the thrS gene encoding threonine--tRNA ligase, giving the protein MSSGIAPTALNHEPFEVPAGTAVGATMRELELANKGEDAIVCVQDAEGNLKDLSHVPEETGTFMPVAANTELGRSVIRHSCAHVLAQAVQEEFPDAKLGIGPAINDGFYYDFDVAEPFTPEDLKTLEKRMKKIIKQGQKFVRGVYASQEEAAADLENEPYKLELIQDKGSVDPNSDEATEVGAGDLTHYDNVNPRTNEVVWHDLCRGPHVPTTKYIPAFALTRSSAAYWRGDQANAGLQRIYGTAWESKEKLEEYQHMIEEAEKRDHRRLGSEMDLFSFPDQVGSGLPVFHPDGGIVRMEMENHSRNRHIQAGYSFVNTPHVTKGDLFKQSGHLDWYAEGMFPPMQLDGETNDAGEVTKQAQDYYVKPMNCPMHNLIFDSRGRSYRELPLRLFEFGTVYRYEKSGVVHGLTRARGFTQDDAHIYCTEDQLEQELTDVLEFIISLLKDYGLDDFYLELSTKDPEKYIGDDEIWERSTNILQSVAEKSGLELVPDPAGAAFYGPKISVQARDAIGRTWQMSTVQLDFNLPERFNLEYTASDGTKKRPVMIHRALFGSIERFFGVLLEHYAGAFPAWLAPHQVVGIPVADDFAPHLDALTEQLRARGIRAEVDHSDDRMQKKIRTHTQGKVPFMLLAGARDVEANAVSFRFLDGSQVNGVPVDEAVELISSWVGDQLNEQPSEVSFEARRG; this is encoded by the coding sequence ATGTCCAGCGGGATTGCCCCAACTGCACTGAATCACGAGCCTTTCGAGGTCCCCGCCGGCACGGCCGTCGGCGCGACGATGCGTGAACTCGAACTGGCCAACAAGGGCGAGGATGCCATCGTCTGCGTGCAGGACGCTGAAGGAAACCTCAAGGATCTCTCCCACGTGCCGGAGGAGACCGGAACGTTCATGCCGGTCGCCGCGAACACCGAGCTGGGGCGCAGCGTTATCCGACACTCCTGCGCGCACGTCCTAGCGCAGGCGGTGCAGGAGGAATTTCCGGACGCGAAGCTGGGCATCGGCCCAGCCATCAACGACGGCTTCTACTACGACTTCGACGTCGCCGAGCCGTTCACCCCTGAGGATCTGAAGACGCTGGAGAAGCGGATGAAGAAGATCATCAAGCAGGGCCAGAAATTCGTCCGCGGCGTCTATGCCTCCCAGGAAGAAGCCGCCGCAGACCTGGAGAACGAGCCGTACAAACTCGAGCTCATCCAAGACAAGGGCTCCGTCGACCCGAACTCTGACGAGGCCACCGAGGTCGGCGCCGGCGACCTGACGCACTACGACAACGTCAACCCGCGCACCAACGAGGTGGTTTGGCACGACCTGTGCCGCGGCCCGCACGTCCCCACCACCAAGTACATTCCGGCATTCGCGCTCACCCGCTCGTCCGCCGCCTACTGGCGCGGCGACCAGGCGAATGCCGGCCTGCAGCGCATCTACGGCACCGCCTGGGAGTCCAAGGAAAAGCTGGAGGAATACCAGCACATGATCGAGGAGGCTGAGAAGCGCGACCACCGCCGCCTCGGCTCCGAGATGGACCTGTTCTCCTTCCCGGACCAGGTTGGATCCGGCCTGCCGGTCTTCCACCCGGACGGTGGCATCGTGCGCATGGAGATGGAGAACCACTCCCGCAACCGCCACATCCAGGCCGGCTACTCGTTCGTGAACACCCCGCACGTGACCAAAGGCGACCTGTTCAAACAGTCCGGCCACCTGGACTGGTACGCCGAGGGCATGTTCCCGCCGATGCAGCTCGACGGAGAGACCAACGACGCCGGCGAGGTGACCAAGCAGGCGCAGGACTACTACGTCAAGCCGATGAACTGCCCGATGCACAACCTCATCTTCGACTCCCGCGGGCGCTCCTACCGCGAGCTGCCGCTGCGGCTGTTCGAGTTCGGCACCGTCTACCGCTACGAGAAGTCCGGCGTGGTCCACGGTTTGACCCGCGCCCGAGGCTTCACGCAGGATGATGCGCACATCTACTGCACCGAGGACCAGCTGGAGCAGGAGCTCACCGATGTGCTCGAATTCATCATCTCCCTGTTGAAGGACTACGGCCTCGACGACTTCTACCTCGAGCTGTCCACCAAGGACCCGGAGAAGTACATCGGCGACGACGAGATTTGGGAGCGTTCCACGAACATCCTCCAGTCCGTCGCAGAGAAGTCTGGCTTGGAGCTGGTTCCGGACCCGGCGGGTGCCGCGTTCTACGGCCCGAAGATCTCCGTCCAGGCGCGCGACGCGATCGGCCGCACCTGGCAGATGTCCACCGTGCAGCTGGACTTCAACCTGCCGGAGCGCTTCAACCTCGAGTACACCGCCTCCGACGGCACGAAGAAGCGCCCGGTGATGATTCACCGCGCTCTCTTCGGCTCCATCGAGCGCTTCTTCGGCGTGCTGCTCGAGCACTACGCCGGCGCCTTCCCGGCATGGCTCGCACCGCACCAGGTGGTGGGCATCCCAGTCGCCGACGATTTCGCTCCGCACCTCGACGCGCTGACCGAGCAGCTGCGCGCCCGCGGAATCCGCGCGGAGGTCGATCACTCGGATGATCGCATGCAGAAAAAGATCCGCACGCACACCCAGGGCAAGGTTCCGTTCATGCTGCTGGCCGGCGCTCGCGATGTCGAGGCGAATGCGGTGAGCTTCCGCTTCCTCGACGGCAGCCAGGTCAACGGCGTGCCGGTTGATGAAGCCGTCGAGCTCATCAGTTCCTGGGTAGGCGACCAGCTCAACGAGCAGCCGAGTGAGGTGTCCTTTGAGGCCCGCCGCGGATAA
- a CDS encoding copper resistance CopC family protein — MARTMTSNAGRTLLAGTAAAILAVGTAPMAFAHDSVIDARPGIDETVKEFPAELALEFSAQPKEDFNTVALSRVSDDEVLFSGEPEVNDREVSIAVPDDVDAQPGEYRIGYQITSSDGHATKGQTTFTFTPAQAAGESAAQGSESAQGSESAQGSESAQGGDSDGEADAASTSDEAENDAASGYTWLWLLLGALFLGGVVIAALSRRRQNEDAAQRVRDMDELDEGEEGAGRE, encoded by the coding sequence ATGGCACGCACGATGACTTCCAACGCCGGCCGCACTCTGCTCGCTGGCACCGCCGCAGCGATCCTCGCTGTCGGCACAGCGCCGATGGCTTTCGCGCACGACTCGGTGATCGACGCCCGCCCGGGAATCGACGAGACCGTGAAGGAATTCCCGGCGGAGCTCGCGCTGGAATTCTCTGCACAGCCGAAGGAAGACTTCAACACTGTCGCGCTCTCGCGGGTATCCGACGACGAGGTTCTTTTCAGCGGCGAGCCGGAGGTCAACGACCGCGAAGTCAGCATCGCCGTGCCGGATGATGTGGACGCCCAGCCGGGGGAGTACCGCATCGGCTACCAGATCACGTCCTCCGACGGACACGCCACAAAGGGGCAGACAACCTTCACCTTCACCCCAGCGCAGGCTGCCGGGGAATCCGCCGCGCAGGGCAGCGAGTCCGCGCAGGGCAGCGAGTCCGCGCAGGGCAGCGAGTCCGCGCAGGGCGGGGATAGCGACGGAGAGGCGGATGCGGCGTCGACAAGCGATGAGGCGGAGAATGACGCAGCGTCGGGCTACACCTGGCTGTGGCTGCTGCTCGGCGCGCTGTTCCTCGGCGGTGTCGTCATCGCGGCGCTGAGCCGCCGCCGTCAGAACGAGGATGCGGCACAACGCGTGCGTGACATGGACGAGCTCGACGAGGGTGAGGAAGGCGCCGGGCGCGAGTAG
- a CDS encoding MFS transporter, producing the protein MSRDRRMGKEPANPNRWPFFVVVSLGLLMVALDNSILYTALPALDEQLGATASQSLWIINAYPLVITGLLLGSGSLGDRIGHRRMFMVGLVIFGIASLAAAFSPTVLSLVIARGVLGAGAATMLPATLALINQIFPHERERNLAMSIWVSAAVLGAALGPVVGGALLHFFWWGSVFLINVPVVVLAIVCTLLIGPRNRPNPDKHWDLISSIFALFTLSGLTLTIEEAARLDTHMPVLIGAAVVMVFGAVMFGRRQKKLDEPLLTFDIFKNPVFTGGAVSAAGAMFVLVGLEMTSTQRLQLVDGFSPFHAGLTIGVIGFVALPFTIAGGALLHRIGFQTIVSGGFAACIAGALICWWGSAIDNFPAFLAGGILLGAGANFAMSVSSTAIIGAAPPERAGMAGGVEEVSYEFGTLVTVAISGSMLTSLLLAFLPPGIAHMGMNAIYDPATHDAAATAYAHAHELTTAFLAATAVVFCAITAWCFRGNPKSPNATVN; encoded by the coding sequence ATTTCCCGAGACCGCCGCATGGGCAAAGAGCCGGCCAACCCGAATCGGTGGCCTTTTTTCGTTGTCGTGTCGCTTGGCTTGCTGATGGTCGCGCTGGATAACTCGATTCTCTACACAGCGCTTCCCGCTCTGGATGAGCAGCTCGGCGCAACGGCTTCCCAGTCGTTGTGGATCATCAACGCCTACCCGCTGGTGATCACAGGCCTGCTCCTGGGGTCTGGGTCGTTGGGCGACCGCATCGGCCACCGCCGCATGTTCATGGTGGGTCTAGTCATCTTCGGTATCGCATCTCTTGCCGCGGCATTCTCCCCCACCGTGCTGTCGCTCGTTATCGCGCGCGGTGTTCTCGGTGCCGGTGCGGCGACGATGCTTCCTGCCACGCTCGCCTTGATCAACCAGATCTTCCCGCATGAACGCGAACGCAATCTCGCAATGAGCATCTGGGTTTCGGCCGCTGTCTTAGGCGCCGCACTCGGCCCTGTGGTGGGTGGCGCATTGCTGCACTTCTTCTGGTGGGGCTCGGTCTTCCTGATCAATGTTCCGGTCGTGGTTCTGGCCATCGTGTGCACGCTACTGATCGGTCCGCGCAATAGGCCGAACCCGGACAAGCACTGGGACCTCATCTCATCGATCTTCGCTCTGTTCACTCTGTCGGGCCTGACGCTGACGATCGAAGAAGCCGCCCGCCTCGACACCCACATGCCCGTCTTGATTGGCGCCGCTGTGGTCATGGTCTTCGGCGCCGTCATGTTCGGCCGCCGCCAGAAGAAGCTCGACGAGCCGCTGTTGACTTTCGACATCTTCAAAAACCCGGTCTTTACCGGTGGCGCAGTCTCGGCTGCCGGCGCCATGTTCGTATTGGTGGGCTTAGAGATGACGTCAACGCAGCGCCTCCAGCTTGTCGACGGCTTCTCGCCATTCCACGCCGGTCTGACCATCGGGGTGATCGGGTTCGTCGCGTTGCCCTTTACGATTGCCGGCGGTGCGCTGCTGCACCGCATCGGTTTCCAGACCATCGTGTCCGGCGGTTTCGCGGCGTGCATTGCCGGTGCCCTAATTTGTTGGTGGGGCTCGGCAATCGATAACTTCCCCGCGTTCCTCGCCGGCGGCATTCTCCTTGGCGCCGGCGCCAACTTTGCCATGTCTGTCTCCTCTACCGCGATCATCGGCGCTGCTCCCCCGGAGCGCGCCGGCATGGCCGGTGGCGTGGAGGAAGTCTCCTACGAGTTCGGCACCCTCGTCACCGTCGCCATCTCCGGTTCGATGCTGACCTCGCTTCTACTTGCATTCCTCCCACCGGGCATTGCCCACATGGGCATGAACGCCATCTACGACCCCGCCACCCACGACGCTGCCGCCACCGCATACGCCCACGCCCACGAACTGACCACCGCCTTCCTCGCAGCAACGGCCGTCGTCTTCTGCGCGATCACGGCCTGGTGCTTCCGCGGGAACCCGAAATCCCCAAACGCCACAGTGAACTAG
- a CDS encoding glutathione S-transferase C-terminal domain-containing protein yields the protein MAAAAQKEPLKDWAGDAQNAATNGEFERDTTYIGDRIVASVTGDEPQPAEDGTGEVLHWPVQPNRYRLIAARACPWAHRSVIVRRLMGLENVISLGLPGPTHDKRSWRFDLDPDEVDPVLKIPRLQDAYFKRFPDYPRGITVPSLVEVSSGKIVTNDFTTLVRDFQTQWTKYHRSGAPDLLPSAEQWEEMEEINNVIFKKFNNGVYRAGFSASQDAYEEAYADVFEFLDWLEERLSHSRFILGEHITETDIRTYVTLVRFDAVYHGHFKTNRNKISEMPNVYGYLRELFQTPGFGDTTDFTEIKQHYYIVHREINPTQVVPTGPDLSGLAKPHGRDHLPGAPFANGATLPGALPHSERLKNPTQFQRELFGLS from the coding sequence TTGGCTGCAGCTGCACAGAAAGAGCCGTTGAAGGACTGGGCTGGGGATGCTCAGAATGCCGCGACGAATGGCGAATTCGAGCGTGATACTACCTACATTGGCGACCGCATCGTCGCATCCGTAACGGGCGACGAACCTCAGCCTGCAGAGGATGGCACTGGCGAAGTCCTGCACTGGCCGGTACAACCCAACCGCTATCGCCTCATCGCGGCACGCGCGTGCCCGTGGGCTCACCGCTCAGTCATCGTGCGGCGCCTGATGGGATTGGAAAATGTCATCTCCCTGGGGCTGCCCGGCCCCACCCATGACAAGCGCTCTTGGAGATTCGATTTGGATCCAGACGAGGTCGATCCAGTTCTAAAGATCCCTCGCCTGCAAGATGCATACTTCAAACGCTTCCCGGATTACCCACGGGGAATCACCGTGCCCTCATTGGTTGAGGTATCCAGCGGCAAGATCGTGACCAATGATTTCACAACCCTTGTCCGAGACTTCCAGACTCAGTGGACCAAGTACCACCGCTCCGGTGCGCCCGACCTTCTGCCGTCGGCAGAGCAGTGGGAAGAGATGGAAGAGATCAACAACGTAATCTTCAAGAAATTCAACAACGGCGTGTACCGGGCAGGATTTTCTGCATCGCAAGATGCTTATGAAGAGGCCTATGCGGATGTATTCGAATTCCTCGACTGGCTCGAAGAGCGACTATCCCACAGCCGGTTCATCCTGGGTGAGCATATTACCGAGACTGATATTCGCACCTATGTCACCTTGGTTCGCTTTGATGCTGTCTACCACGGCCACTTCAAAACGAATCGGAACAAGATCAGCGAAATGCCGAATGTCTACGGCTACCTGCGCGAGCTGTTCCAGACTCCCGGGTTCGGCGATACCACCGACTTCACCGAAATCAAGCAGCACTACTACATCGTCCACCGCGAAATTAATCCCACACAGGTCGTACCTACTGGCCCAGATCTTTCTGGATTAGCCAAGCCCCACGGCCGCGACCACTTGCCAGGTGCGCCGTTCGCGAACGGCGCTACCCTGCCGGGCGCATTGCCCCACTCCGAGCGACTGAAGAATCCGACGCAGTTCCAGCGAGAGCTTTTCGGGTTGAGCTAA
- a CDS encoding IS3 family transposase (programmed frameshift): MPRKTYTEQFKRDAVSLYESTPGATINAIASDLGVNRNSLRTWLDAFGTGTKTNANGEKVASPIAAANSERSPAEGLSDAERIRVLERENVKLREEREILRKAAKYFAEGDELVNRFQFVDDHRDFYEVKRLCEVLKVNRSSYYKWKSAAPARRRRLVADAALGARIKAVFTAENGCYGAKRVTAAINADPANDRGNSDRLNHKHTARLMRQMGLFGYTRKRRVKTTVSAKRAPKFPDLLKRRFTAEKPNKVYVGDITYLPIADGSNMYLATVIDCYSRQLTGFAIADHMRTELVEAALTMAHGVRGSLDGAIFHSDHGSVYTSEQYRRLCERFGVTQSMGTIGTSADNSLAESFNASLKREVLKDEPVFASQLVCRRDVFQWCIRYNTQRLHSWCGYRSPNAFEAAESATLTIAS; this comes from the exons ATGCCACGCAAGACCTACACCGAGCAGTTCAAGCGTGACGCAGTGTCGTTGTACGAGTCGACCCCCGGAGCCACGATCAACGCGATCGCCTCCGATCTCGGGGTCAACCGCAACTCCCTGCGCACCTGGCTCGACGCCTTCGGCACCGGCACCAAAACCAACGCCAACGGTGAAAAAGTCGCCAGCCCGATCGCCGCAGCCAACAGCGAACGCTCCCCGGCTGAAGGACTCTCCGATGCCGAGCGGATCCGCGTGTTGGAACGCGAGAACGTCAAGCTCCGGGAGGAACGAGAGATCCTGCGCAAGGCGGCCAAATATTTCGCGGAAG GAGACGAACTGGTGAACCGCTTTCAGTTCGTTGATGACCACCGAGACTTCTACGAGGTCAAGCGGTTATGTGAGGTCCTGAAGGTCAACCGGTCCTCGTATTACAAATGGAAATCTGCTGCTCCTGCCCGCCGGCGACGCCTCGTCGCTGACGCGGCGCTGGGAGCGAGGATCAAGGCCGTGTTCACGGCCGAGAACGGCTGTTACGGGGCGAAACGTGTGACTGCGGCCATCAACGCCGATCCCGCCAACGACCGGGGCAATAGTGACCGTCTCAATCACAAGCACACTGCCAGGTTGATGCGGCAGATGGGCCTTTTCGGCTACACCAGGAAACGCCGGGTGAAGACCACCGTGTCCGCGAAACGTGCGCCTAAATTCCCTGACCTTCTGAAACGCCGGTTCACCGCGGAGAAACCGAACAAGGTCTACGTCGGCGATATCACGTACCTGCCGATCGCGGACGGGTCGAATATGTACCTGGCCACGGTCATCGACTGCTATTCGCGGCAGTTGACCGGTTTCGCGATCGCCGACCACATGCGCACCGAGTTGGTCGAAGCAGCCCTCACGATGGCTCACGGGGTCCGAGGTAGCCTTGACGGGGCGATTTTTCACTCGGATCACGGCAGTGTCTATACCTCTGAGCAGTACCGGAGGTTATGTGAGCGGTTCGGTGTCACCCAGTCGATGGGTACGATCGGGACGAGCGCGGACAACTCGTTGGCGGAGTCGTTCAACGCCTCGTTGAAGCGGGAAGTCCTGAAGGACGAGCCTGTTTTCGCCAGTCAGCTGGTGTGTCGCCGGGACGTGTTCCAGTGGTGCATCCGGTACAACACCCAACGGTTGCACTCGTGGTGTGGCTACCGCTCGCCGAACGCCTTTGAAGCCGCCGAATCAGCTACACTTACTATCGCATCTTGA